A genomic region of uncultured Paludibaculum sp. contains the following coding sequences:
- a CDS encoding PepSY-like domain-containing protein: MRLLTILLPCLLAAQSTVTPIEWTSLPAPVQSAAKKQEVPKGAKIKYVKLVRSGATFYEMKVDAADGRDLEILFRPDGAVAETEEAVPLSSIPAAVRAAIEKEARTGKLLKVDLLLRDGKTFYEGEILEQGTKKKPLFDPAGRRVN; the protein is encoded by the coding sequence ATGCGTTTGCTTACAATTCTCCTTCCGTGCCTGCTCGCGGCCCAATCCACCGTGACGCCGATTGAATGGACCTCTCTGCCCGCGCCGGTGCAGTCCGCCGCGAAGAAGCAGGAGGTTCCCAAGGGCGCCAAAATCAAGTACGTGAAGTTGGTCCGTTCCGGAGCGACGTTCTACGAGATGAAGGTGGATGCCGCGGATGGACGGGATCTGGAGATCCTCTTCCGCCCTGATGGAGCGGTCGCTGAAACCGAGGAAGCCGTGCCGCTCAGCAGTATCCCCGCGGCCGTGCGAGCGGCCATCGAGAAAGAAGCCCGTACCGGCAAACTCCTCAAGGTGGACCTCCTTTTGCGCGATGGAAAAACCTTCTACGAGGGGGAGATCTTGGAGCAGGGCACCAAGAAGAAGCCCTTGTTCGACCCTGCCGGCCGCCGTGTGAATTAG
- a CDS encoding PmoA family protein, producing MRLPFVAIFASVSLFGQVRFDHQKDRVAVSIDGRSFGTLYFGQDANKPFFHPLTTPSGVTVTRSYPVDESVEKEPTDHPHQKGLWMGTERLSGMDFWENDSSYVRPRMGRIVFKDVTKLENGATAGKLRFRAAWINLEGTPVVDEDRTMTFYARRGAAHVMDVDLMLTAIVPVTFEDHQDAVIGMRLRPAFDEVNGGMAVNAEGLRGEKQARGKASRYMFWNTRIKEETVGVAILDHPENYSFPARWHLRSFGLLCANPFARKIFDKEAPSAAKALRAGETLRLRYRVLVYSGAFDIESEWRDYSAKPKP from the coding sequence ATGCGCCTGCCGTTTGTGGCTATTTTTGCTTCCGTTAGCCTGTTTGGGCAGGTGCGCTTTGACCACCAGAAAGACCGCGTGGCCGTGTCGATCGATGGCCGTTCTTTCGGGACGCTGTACTTTGGGCAGGACGCCAACAAGCCGTTCTTCCATCCACTCACGACTCCTTCGGGGGTGACTGTTACGCGGTCCTACCCCGTCGATGAATCGGTCGAGAAGGAACCCACCGACCATCCCCATCAGAAGGGTCTTTGGATGGGTACCGAACGCCTGAGCGGCATGGACTTTTGGGAGAACGACTCCTCGTACGTGCGTCCCCGCATGGGCCGGATCGTTTTCAAGGATGTGACGAAGTTAGAAAACGGAGCAACAGCGGGCAAACTCCGCTTCCGGGCCGCCTGGATCAACCTGGAAGGGACTCCGGTTGTGGACGAGGACCGCACGATGACGTTTTACGCCCGGCGCGGCGCTGCTCACGTCATGGACGTCGACCTGATGCTGACAGCTATTGTCCCCGTTACTTTCGAGGACCACCAGGACGCCGTCATCGGCATGCGCCTCCGTCCGGCGTTCGACGAGGTGAACGGGGGCATGGCGGTGAATGCGGAGGGGTTGCGCGGAGAGAAGCAAGCTCGTGGAAAGGCTTCGCGCTACATGTTCTGGAACACGCGCATCAAAGAGGAAACGGTGGGGGTGGCGATCCTGGACCACCCCGAGAACTACAGCTTCCCCGCGCGCTGGCATTTGCGCAGCTTCGGTTTGCTCTGCGCGAATCCATTCGCCCGCAAGATCTTCGATAAGGAAGCACCCTCCGCCGCCAAGGCCCTTCGCGCCGGCGAGACGCTGCGCCTGCGTTACCGCGTGCTTGTTTACTCCGGTGCCTTCGACATCGAATCCGAATGGCGGGACTACTCCGCCAAGCCAAAGCCATGA
- a CDS encoding M56 and DUF3738 domain-containing protein: MILGELSPAANHLWQSTIFAAAAAAAAFALRRNRPQLRYCVWLAASLKFLVPFSLLVSAGNRIHWTAAPPVSAPVSVAIRQISQPFEPLPFMMAVSAPAPGNMDWDPKIVLWGIWTVGAVAVLAQRWLRWRRIRVALRHASPLPLEGPVPILSSPARLEPGVFGILRPVLLLPEGIGERLAPAQLQSILAHEFCHVRRRDNLTAALHMVVETLFWFHPLVWWIGGQMVKERENCCDEEVLSTGSEPEVYAAGILNVCKHYLESPLACASGVTGSDLMRRVEAIMTHRSSHQLSFTRRLLLTVAGAAAVTGPVLIGVLSAPSSRAQANQGPEGFEVASIKPSDPDARGIRLGLLPGGGIRCENVRLRQLIEFAYEVQPFQISGGPDWLNSRGFDIVAKPPQSAVATDLAQLSLEQQKLLEVQVRQRTRALLAERFQLIVHTASKEMPVYAMVTAKGGVKLKTAGNEEGNKQQMRGRPGQLTGQNMGLDSLANHLSRLLSRPVLDRTGLTGRFNFQLEWTPDGEMEGGPRGPGEAEKAAAVGASAPIGPSLFTALQEQLGLKLESTKGPGAMIVIDRAEKPSEN, from the coding sequence ATGATACTCGGTGAGTTGTCTCCGGCAGCCAACCATCTGTGGCAGTCGACGATCTTCGCAGCCGCCGCGGCGGCTGCCGCCTTCGCACTTCGCCGGAACCGGCCGCAATTGCGCTACTGCGTGTGGCTGGCCGCCTCCCTAAAGTTCCTGGTGCCGTTCTCCCTACTGGTGAGCGCCGGCAACCGGATTCATTGGACGGCGGCACCCCCGGTTTCGGCTCCGGTTTCCGTCGCGATCCGGCAGATCAGCCAACCATTTGAACCGCTGCCGTTTATGATGGCCGTGAGCGCGCCCGCGCCCGGCAACATGGACTGGGATCCGAAGATCGTGCTTTGGGGCATATGGACCGTTGGCGCCGTGGCCGTTCTCGCCCAGCGCTGGCTCCGATGGCGGCGCATCCGGGTGGCGTTGCGGCACGCGTCGCCGCTGCCGCTTGAGGGCCCGGTGCCCATCCTCTCGTCACCGGCACGCCTGGAGCCTGGCGTCTTCGGCATTCTGCGTCCGGTGCTTCTGTTACCCGAGGGCATTGGAGAACGTCTGGCGCCCGCACAACTGCAGTCGATTCTGGCTCACGAGTTCTGCCATGTTCGCCGCCGCGACAATCTCACGGCCGCACTGCACATGGTGGTGGAGACGCTGTTCTGGTTCCATCCGCTGGTGTGGTGGATCGGCGGGCAGATGGTGAAGGAACGCGAGAACTGCTGCGATGAGGAGGTGCTGTCCACGGGCAGTGAGCCCGAAGTGTATGCGGCGGGCATTCTGAACGTCTGCAAGCACTATCTGGAATCGCCTTTGGCGTGTGCCTCCGGCGTGACGGGTTCCGACCTGATGAGGCGGGTGGAGGCAATCATGACGCATCGGAGTTCGCATCAGTTGAGCTTCACCCGGAGGCTACTTCTGACCGTTGCCGGTGCGGCGGCGGTCACGGGTCCCGTGCTGATTGGGGTGCTGAGTGCTCCGTCCAGCCGCGCCCAGGCGAACCAGGGCCCGGAAGGATTCGAGGTCGCCTCGATCAAACCGTCCGACCCGGATGCCCGCGGCATTCGATTGGGTCTGCTGCCTGGCGGCGGGATTCGGTGTGAGAATGTGCGGCTGAGACAGCTGATTGAGTTTGCTTACGAAGTGCAGCCCTTCCAGATTTCCGGAGGGCCAGATTGGCTGAATTCTCGCGGCTTTGACATTGTGGCGAAGCCGCCGCAGTCCGCGGTAGCCACGGATCTGGCACAACTCAGCCTCGAGCAACAGAAGTTACTGGAGGTGCAGGTGAGACAGCGGACCCGCGCGCTACTGGCAGAACGCTTCCAATTGATCGTTCACACAGCCTCGAAGGAGATGCCGGTCTACGCGATGGTAACGGCGAAGGGCGGCGTGAAGCTCAAGACCGCAGGCAATGAAGAGGGCAACAAACAGCAGATGCGGGGGCGTCCAGGCCAGTTGACCGGCCAGAACATGGGCCTCGATTCGCTGGCCAATCACCTCTCGCGGCTGTTGAGCCGCCCCGTGCTGGATCGGACCGGGCTCACCGGCCGATTCAACTTCCAGTTGGAATGGACTCCGGATGGCGAGATGGAGGGAGGACCGCGGGGACCGGGCGAGGCCGAAAAAGCCGCGGCGGTGGGTGCAAGTGCCCCGATAGGCCCATCACTGTTCACGGCGCTGCAGGAGCAACTGGGGCTGAAGCTGGAATCGACCAAGGGACCGGGGGCAATGATCGTGATCGACCGGGCGGAGAAGCCGTCCGAGAACTAG
- a CDS encoding TonB-dependent receptor, producing the protein MSHKAKLLTICFFCLAATFGFSQSGSTLSGTVRDPQQAGIPAARVTLTSRDNTTRLTVTSDGQGAYRFDRLLPGEYLLEAHARGFVDSTAQVARIEKDGRATIDLALQVAGLQTQVVVTASGTPQTADELSKALSVVDAQTIDARDEFSITDALRSVPGLRIQRLGGPGAFTTIKTRGLRNEDTAVLVDGFRLRDAAATQGDASALLEDLIVTNVDRVEVLRGAGSSLYGTNAAGGVINVITGEGGGRTRGSLLLEGGALDMFRSRAAVTGSLKHDKLQYSLGAAHLNVMSGVNGDTPARTSSLQGRIDYAFSPKVRLFGRIFAADSFSKLMNSPQGAGAMPASGIVDAVPLPDAELRRYEAGTPIAQLNLGGATFIPSAGNSDYTRAGRVFSGALRLSLHPVESLGLTASYQGLRTRRRFGDGPAGVDYQPAGSTLSFYDGEIHTAGTRMDWRLGRHQSVNAGYEFESENYGNRSLLPSPVDNSAVAVTQRSNTLFVQDQLQFLDGRLQLSGSYRAQIFSLNRPVFTPLSSAPYSGVTFAAPPAAQTGDGSAAYFFRGTGTKLRAHAGKGYRAPSLYERFGTYYGSYGYSAYGDPRLRPDRSIAVDGGVDQALWNNRARLSATYFYTRLQEVIVYDSSGAIKPTVDPYGRYGGYRNTNGGLARGVELSASIAPTRSLNLTTAYTYTNARQRTPLVPGVLRTYVIPDHQFSVAATQRLSSRLTVVFDLLASSDYLAPIYDPITYASRAFRFPGIARAQAGANYRLPLGEFLALRFFAKVDNLFNQTDFESGFRTPGANAQGGIQFEF; encoded by the coding sequence ATGAGCCACAAAGCCAAACTTCTCACTATCTGCTTCTTCTGCCTGGCTGCTACTTTCGGCTTCAGCCAATCCGGCAGTACACTGTCGGGGACTGTGCGGGACCCTCAGCAGGCAGGTATTCCCGCGGCACGCGTGACCCTGACCTCGCGCGACAACACCACCCGGTTGACGGTGACATCGGACGGCCAGGGCGCATACCGCTTTGATCGCCTGCTGCCAGGAGAATACCTGCTCGAAGCCCACGCCCGCGGCTTCGTGGATTCCACCGCGCAGGTGGCGCGAATCGAAAAAGACGGCCGAGCCACCATCGACCTCGCCCTGCAAGTGGCTGGGCTCCAAACCCAGGTCGTGGTGACCGCATCCGGCACCCCACAGACCGCCGACGAGCTGTCAAAGGCGCTGTCCGTCGTTGACGCGCAGACCATCGACGCACGGGATGAGTTTTCCATCACCGACGCGCTACGCAGCGTGCCTGGGCTTCGGATCCAACGGTTGGGTGGGCCGGGGGCGTTCACCACCATCAAGACACGCGGCCTCCGGAACGAAGACACGGCAGTGCTGGTCGACGGCTTCCGGCTTCGTGACGCCGCCGCCACCCAGGGGGACGCGTCCGCGCTGCTGGAAGACCTCATCGTCACCAACGTGGATCGTGTGGAGGTCTTGCGCGGCGCTGGCTCTTCCCTCTATGGCACCAACGCGGCAGGTGGCGTGATCAACGTCATCACGGGCGAGGGTGGTGGCCGGACGCGCGGCTCTTTACTGCTCGAAGGCGGCGCTCTGGACATGTTCCGAAGCCGCGCGGCCGTGACCGGCTCACTGAAGCACGACAAGCTGCAATACAGTTTGGGCGCAGCCCACCTGAACGTGATGAGCGGCGTGAATGGGGACACGCCGGCTCGCACCAGTAGCCTCCAAGGCCGCATCGACTACGCGTTCTCACCGAAAGTCCGCCTCTTCGGCCGGATCTTCGCTGCCGATTCGTTTTCAAAGCTGATGAACAGTCCGCAGGGCGCCGGCGCAATGCCCGCCAGCGGCATCGTCGACGCGGTGCCGCTGCCCGACGCCGAGTTGCGGCGATATGAAGCCGGCACGCCCATCGCCCAACTCAATCTGGGTGGGGCTACCTTCATTCCCTCGGCCGGCAATTCGGACTACACGCGAGCTGGGCGAGTCTTCTCAGGCGCGCTCCGCCTCAGCTTGCATCCGGTGGAATCCCTGGGGTTGACCGCCAGCTACCAGGGGCTGAGGACTCGGCGCCGTTTCGGTGACGGGCCGGCCGGTGTTGACTACCAGCCCGCGGGCAGCACCCTCTCCTTCTACGACGGCGAGATCCATACCGCCGGCACGCGCATGGACTGGCGCCTGGGCCGGCATCAGTCGGTCAACGCCGGCTACGAGTTTGAGAGCGAGAATTACGGCAACCGCTCGCTGCTTCCGAGTCCGGTCGATAATTCTGCGGTGGCCGTGACCCAGCGTAGCAACACCCTGTTTGTCCAGGACCAGCTTCAGTTTCTCGACGGACGCCTGCAGCTTTCCGGATCCTATCGGGCCCAGATCTTCTCGCTGAATCGCCCGGTGTTCACGCCATTGTCCAGCGCCCCCTACTCCGGCGTGACCTTTGCCGCGCCCCCGGCCGCGCAGACCGGTGATGGATCAGCCGCCTATTTCTTTCGCGGGACGGGGACGAAGCTTCGCGCGCACGCCGGCAAAGGCTACCGGGCGCCCTCCCTCTATGAGCGCTTCGGGACCTACTACGGCAGCTATGGCTACTCGGCGTATGGCGACCCGCGCCTGCGGCCCGACCGCTCCATTGCCGTCGATGGCGGAGTGGACCAGGCGCTCTGGAACAACCGGGCCCGTCTTTCGGCGACCTACTTCTACACCCGCCTGCAGGAAGTGATCGTCTACGACTCTTCGGGAGCCATCAAACCAACCGTCGATCCCTACGGCCGTTACGGGGGCTATCGCAACACGAACGGAGGGTTGGCGCGAGGCGTCGAGCTCAGCGCCTCGATTGCGCCTACGCGATCCCTGAACCTGACTACCGCATACACCTATACAAATGCCCGCCAGCGTACCCCTCTGGTTCCCGGCGTTCTGCGCACCTACGTCATTCCCGATCACCAGTTCTCCGTGGCTGCAACGCAGCGCCTTTCGTCGCGCCTGACCGTGGTTTTTGACCTGTTGGCTTCCAGTGACTATCTGGCGCCGATCTACGACCCAATCACGTACGCCAGCCGGGCCTTTCGATTCCCTGGCATTGCCAGGGCGCAGGCCGGGGCCAACTACCGCCTGCCGCTCGGCGAGTTTCTGGCGCTTCGATTCTTCGCAAAGGTGGATAACCTCTTTAACCAAACCGATTTTGAAAGCGGATTCCGCACGCCGGGCGCGAATGCGCAGGGCGGGATTCAGTTCGAGTTCTAA
- a CDS encoding BlaI/MecI/CopY family transcriptional regulator yields MALPKLTRLELQIMEALWTRGELSIREIQEAFPEAGRPAYTTIQTTVYRLETKKALRRVKKISNAHIFEAVIARDAARGKLIDELLSLFGGRSQPLMAHLVETGKLTLEDVAEAEGLLRKLAGKDRAQ; encoded by the coding sequence ATGGCACTCCCTAAGCTGACAAGACTGGAACTGCAGATCATGGAGGCACTCTGGACCCGGGGCGAGCTGTCTATCCGGGAGATCCAGGAGGCATTTCCCGAGGCGGGCCGCCCGGCCTATACGACGATCCAAACGACGGTTTACCGTTTGGAGACAAAGAAGGCGTTGAGGCGCGTCAAGAAGATCAGCAATGCCCACATTTTCGAGGCTGTGATTGCCCGCGATGCAGCCCGGGGCAAGCTGATCGACGAGTTGCTAAGCCTGTTCGGCGGCCGGTCGCAGCCGCTGATGGCGCATCTGGTGGAGACGGGCAAGCTCACGTTGGAAGACGTGGCGGAAGCAGAAGGGCTGCTCCGCAAGCTGGCTGGAAAGGACAGAGCGCAATGA
- a CDS encoding cobyrinate a,c-diamide synthase: protein MKPLSRLVIAGTHSGVGKTTVATALMAAFRQRGLAVQGFKVGPDFIDPTFHSAATGRPGRNLDGWMLPRETNLALFQQAARDADVAVIEGVMGLFDGQSAVSMSGSTAEMARWLDAPVILVVDASAMAGSAAALVKGFETFDPELRVSGVVFSGVAGAGHFAYLRDALAAHCRAIPLGYLPRDPAIELPERHLGLKLAEEVISEDRLRALAAWIEKHLDLDQLLALGRVASFAPRAGGPPMSHPAPARRPRIGVARDRAFCFYYQDNLDILASLGAELVEFSPIADAHLPAGLGGLYLGGGYPELHAAALSANESMRDGIAGFAKSGSPVYAECGGFMYLTEGIVDQAGCLHPMAGVFPTRARMQARLAALGYTEIEGVDSSSWLQPGERARGHEFRYSSIDEMPPHVERTYRVSPKGDEKREGFRQGATVASYIHLHFLSCPQFAARFVSACANTKLL, encoded by the coding sequence ATGAAGCCACTCAGTCGTCTGGTGATCGCCGGGACCCATAGCGGTGTAGGCAAGACCACGGTTGCGACCGCGTTAATGGCGGCTTTTCGGCAACGGGGCCTCGCCGTGCAGGGGTTCAAAGTCGGCCCGGATTTCATCGATCCCACCTTTCACAGTGCCGCTACCGGCCGGCCCGGCCGCAATCTGGATGGCTGGATGCTCCCACGCGAGACGAACCTGGCCCTCTTCCAACAAGCGGCGCGCGATGCCGATGTGGCGGTGATCGAAGGCGTGATGGGCCTCTTCGATGGCCAGAGCGCTGTTTCGATGTCCGGTTCCACCGCCGAGATGGCGCGATGGCTGGATGCGCCCGTCATTCTGGTGGTGGACGCATCGGCGATGGCGGGGAGTGCCGCCGCTCTCGTCAAAGGATTCGAGACGTTCGACCCGGAACTGAGAGTCTCCGGCGTGGTGTTTAGCGGCGTGGCCGGGGCTGGTCACTTCGCCTATCTGCGCGACGCCCTCGCCGCGCACTGCCGCGCGATCCCCCTGGGCTATCTGCCGCGGGATCCCGCAATCGAACTGCCGGAGCGGCATCTTGGCCTCAAGCTGGCCGAAGAGGTGATCTCCGAAGATCGATTGCGGGCTCTGGCCGCCTGGATTGAGAAACACCTCGATCTCGACCAGCTCCTGGCACTGGGTCGTGTGGCTTCCTTCGCCCCGCGGGCCGGAGGGCCACCGATGTCGCACCCTGCTCCTGCCCGCCGGCCGCGGATCGGCGTGGCGCGGGACCGTGCATTCTGCTTCTACTACCAGGACAACCTGGACATCCTGGCCTCTTTGGGGGCCGAACTCGTGGAGTTCAGTCCAATCGCCGACGCGCATCTGCCCGCTGGCCTTGGCGGCCTCTATCTGGGCGGAGGCTATCCGGAGTTGCACGCCGCCGCGCTGTCGGCGAACGAGTCGATGCGCGACGGGATCGCTGGCTTTGCGAAGTCCGGAAGCCCAGTGTACGCGGAGTGCGGCGGTTTCATGTACCTCACCGAGGGCATCGTGGACCAGGCGGGATGCCTGCATCCGATGGCCGGCGTCTTTCCGACTCGAGCCCGCATGCAGGCCCGCCTCGCGGCTCTGGGCTACACGGAAATCGAGGGCGTCGACTCAAGCTCCTGGCTACAGCCGGGAGAACGCGCCCGCGGCCACGAGTTTCGATACTCCAGCATCGACGAGATGCCGCCTCACGTAGAACGAACTTATCGGGTCTCCCCCAAGGGAGACGAAAAGCGTGAAGGTTTCCGCCAGGGAGCCACGGTGGCCAGCTATATCCACCTGCACTTCCTCTCCTGCCCACAGTTCGCCGCGAGATTCGTCTCCGCATGCGCAAACACGAAATTACTATGA
- a CDS encoding carboxypeptidase regulatory-like domain-containing protein produces MKLLPAACLFLSCSYAGSLTGVIRARGHNVPLTEAYVTATAANVSRTGYSTAEGRYQIDNLPANTPALLTVELRGFVTATREITLNEAGGTADFDLSLADIRQSVVVADGLLSVRSDAPEKSQTVTGEQLRELPANGRRLMRFALLSPFVRPTIGTGADANDSNRLSINASSYRHTAYMIDGSVNYDWIYANGPQQTVSVGAVEQFKILSGQYAAEFGTSTAGVLTVVTRSGGSSHHGEAFGSLRPSGIQAQAPLAAAGLAHIPNERTQWGASAGGPLAGTRTNYFLNYEGSHQERGAYIQSPQPSFFVGNLNEHQALARIDHRWNERQWISWRSNIYVFSGNNVNDRVAGFNQPSYGRETRTQSLGSQVTLHSLLGSLFNELRVSVVGYTPDSAFPLQSSVQITRPNYSTEGFSTNNWVHSQTYDIGDVAAIRRGRHELKAGFSYMRQFVRDYSYTPFGTYTFAAGTPAANPEPLRFSQTFGTADFRYGQAVASGFVQDDQHLSPRLSLNLGLRYEYQSITKDKNNFAPRLGLAYDLKGDGKTMIRAGAGMFYDQFYLYIYRRFYSLSPFAPTATYTLTPGSPEFPVFPNSLAKPPTTGAAASRDLYIPASRLFNPYSLQYTLRLERRLGSNYLLSVDGLHTHVLRQMRVDDINHPAPFVRTQPGQIRTAAQADATRPYRAYLGVPARLIAVIENSSSSIYDSLSIGLARSGGKRFSGELRYALSSSSAYSMFFADANSGVPNEWNNWGSAERGPSDFHQRHRFVANGLIRLPREFQFAAIAIVAGGLPVNPLTGKDNNGDTYSVDRPVGFGRNSFRGPMQAQLDASLSRRFALTDHVNANFGIEVFNVFNRNNYFEVNNIYGESGAPLATFRQPIAGITRTDPSRQIQFMLRFSY; encoded by the coding sequence ATGAAACTGCTACCTGCCGCTTGCCTCTTTCTCTCTTGCTCCTATGCCGGTTCGCTCACTGGTGTCATCCGCGCGCGAGGGCACAATGTGCCCTTGACTGAGGCGTATGTCACGGCCACGGCCGCGAACGTGAGCCGCACGGGTTACTCGACCGCCGAAGGCCGCTACCAGATCGACAACTTGCCTGCGAATACGCCCGCCCTGCTGACGGTGGAGCTTCGCGGCTTCGTCACGGCGACCCGCGAGATCACCTTGAATGAGGCTGGCGGCACTGCCGACTTCGACCTGTCTCTGGCCGATATCCGGCAATCCGTTGTTGTCGCCGACGGTCTGCTGAGCGTCCGCAGTGACGCTCCGGAAAAGAGCCAGACCGTCACCGGGGAGCAACTCCGTGAACTGCCCGCCAATGGGCGGAGGCTGATGCGGTTCGCCTTGCTGAGCCCCTTCGTCCGCCCAACCATTGGCACCGGAGCGGACGCCAACGACAGCAATCGCCTTTCCATCAATGCGAGCTCTTACCGCCACACCGCCTATATGATCGACGGTTCGGTCAACTACGATTGGATCTACGCCAATGGTCCCCAGCAGACGGTGTCCGTTGGAGCTGTCGAGCAGTTCAAGATCCTGTCTGGACAGTACGCCGCCGAATTCGGGACCTCGACGGCTGGGGTGCTCACCGTCGTGACGCGCTCCGGGGGATCCAGCCATCACGGCGAGGCATTCGGTTCGCTTCGGCCCAGTGGGATTCAGGCCCAGGCGCCCTTGGCTGCTGCTGGTCTTGCCCATATCCCCAATGAGAGGACCCAATGGGGTGCGAGCGCGGGTGGCCCTTTAGCCGGCACTCGCACCAACTACTTTCTCAACTACGAAGGCTCGCACCAGGAACGCGGTGCCTACATTCAGTCTCCGCAGCCCTCATTCTTCGTCGGGAACCTCAACGAACATCAAGCGCTGGCCAGGATCGACCATCGCTGGAACGAACGCCAGTGGATCTCCTGGCGCTCGAATATCTACGTCTTCAGCGGCAACAATGTGAACGATCGTGTCGCCGGCTTCAACCAACCCAGCTATGGGCGCGAAACCCGCACTCAATCCCTGGGTTCCCAGGTCACGCTGCACTCTCTGCTCGGCTCGCTATTCAACGAACTCCGCGTGTCCGTGGTTGGGTACACGCCGGACAGCGCATTCCCGCTGCAATCGTCCGTTCAGATTACCCGCCCCAACTACAGCACGGAAGGCTTCTCGACGAATAACTGGGTGCATTCGCAAACCTACGACATTGGCGATGTGGCCGCCATTCGCAGGGGCCGGCATGAACTCAAGGCCGGTTTCTCGTACATGCGTCAGTTTGTCAGGGACTATTCGTACACGCCCTTCGGTACGTACACCTTCGCCGCCGGTACGCCGGCCGCCAATCCGGAGCCGCTGCGTTTCTCGCAAACCTTCGGCACGGCCGACTTCCGCTACGGCCAGGCGGTAGCGTCCGGCTTCGTTCAGGACGATCAGCACCTGTCGCCGCGACTGTCTCTCAACCTTGGGTTGCGGTACGAGTACCAGTCCATCACGAAGGACAAAAACAACTTCGCCCCGCGCCTGGGGCTGGCCTACGATCTGAAGGGCGATGGCAAGACGATGATCCGGGCGGGCGCTGGGATGTTCTACGACCAGTTCTACCTGTACATCTACCGGAGGTTCTACTCGCTCAGTCCCTTCGCGCCGACCGCGACCTACACACTGACCCCCGGCAGTCCTGAATTCCCGGTCTTCCCAAATTCGTTGGCCAAGCCGCCCACCACCGGCGCGGCCGCTTCGCGCGATCTCTACATCCCCGCCTCCCGGTTGTTCAATCCCTACAGCCTGCAATACACACTGCGGCTGGAGCGCCGCCTGGGTTCGAACTACCTGTTGTCAGTGGACGGGCTCCACACGCACGTTCTCCGCCAGATGCGGGTCGACGACATTAACCACCCGGCGCCCTTTGTCCGCACACAACCGGGTCAGATCCGAACTGCGGCACAGGCCGACGCCACCCGCCCCTATAGGGCCTATCTCGGTGTTCCAGCGCGGCTGATCGCGGTGATCGAAAACAGTAGCTCCAGCATCTACGATTCGCTTTCGATCGGTCTCGCGCGGAGTGGAGGGAAACGGTTCTCAGGCGAACTTCGCTACGCCCTCTCGTCCTCCTCCGCCTACTCGATGTTCTTTGCCGACGCGAACAGCGGCGTGCCGAATGAGTGGAACAACTGGGGTTCCGCCGAGCGCGGACCCAGCGACTTCCACCAGCGCCACCGCTTCGTGGCCAATGGCTTGATCCGGCTACCGCGGGAGTTCCAGTTTGCGGCGATTGCCATCGTTGCCGGCGGCCTGCCCGTTAACCCGCTCACAGGCAAGGACAACAATGGCGACACCTATTCGGTCGACCGGCCCGTCGGTTTCGGCCGCAATTCCTTCCGCGGACCTATGCAGGCACAGCTCGACGCTTCGCTCTCCCGTCGATTTGCTCTCACAGACCACGTGAATGCCAACTTCGGCATTGAGGTTTTTAATGTGTTTAATCGGAACAATTATTTTGAAGTGAATAACATTTATGGGGAGAGTGGCGCGCCCCTGGCCACTTTCCGCCAACCCATTGCTGGAATCACCCGCACAGACCCCTCCCGCCAGATCCAGTTTATGCTCCGGTTCTCCTACTAA
- the cobU gene encoding bifunctional adenosylcobinamide kinase/adenosylcobinamide-phosphate guanylyltransferase encodes MLTLIIGGARSGKTRYAQSLCSPPLRVVYVATARPEDEEMLARIERHRGDRPGGWKTIEEPRALAAAIRRASPDADVILIDCLTVWLSNLCWELRDRAATEIECAAMAEIDEIATAAEKCRVILVSNDVGSGIVPDNPVGRSFRDFQGLVNQRAAAAAQHVFLTVAGIPLRIKPNQPEALAP; translated from the coding sequence ATGCTGACACTGATCATTGGCGGTGCCCGAAGCGGGAAAACCCGATACGCACAATCCTTGTGTTCTCCCCCTCTACGCGTGGTCTACGTGGCCACGGCGAGGCCGGAGGACGAGGAGATGCTGGCCCGCATCGAACGTCACCGGGGCGACCGTCCTGGCGGCTGGAAAACCATCGAAGAACCTCGAGCTCTTGCCGCTGCCATCCGGCGCGCGTCTCCAGACGCCGACGTCATCCTCATCGACTGCCTGACGGTCTGGCTGAGCAATCTCTGCTGGGAGCTTCGGGATAGGGCCGCCACGGAAATCGAGTGTGCCGCTATGGCCGAGATCGACGAGATCGCCACGGCGGCTGAGAAGTGCCGTGTCATCCTCGTCTCCAACGACGTGGGCAGCGGCATCGTGCCGGATAATCCTGTCGGCAGAAGCTTTCGGGACTTCCAGGGGCTGGTGAACCAGCGGGCCGCGGCGGCGGCGCAGCACGTGTTTCTCACGGTGGCCGGCATCCCGCTGCGGATCAAGCCGAATCAGCCGGAGGCGCTGGCGCCATGA